One region of Vigna angularis cultivar LongXiaoDou No.4 chromosome 10, ASM1680809v1, whole genome shotgun sequence genomic DNA includes:
- the LOC128194269 gene encoding uncharacterized protein LOC128194269, which yields MASTTGINSSLSATPIITSAKLNWKNYLSWSSAVELWFLGQGHHDHLEQDISMVPDEEKSQWQKLDFQLCAILWQSVEQEVLDILRPYKTCSSFWKRAEDIFANDVQRLFDATQRVASLKQVNHDMVSHIAKARAAVEELKNFFVADSLEGINKKLDKFYMVLILRSLHSDYDHVRDQVLAGDQIPSMDGLVTRLLRVPPLVKDENSIDVIGTSAMIMSQGRGVPQGRGGGRSNRGRGGRSIRPPPQCTYCKKLGHTRDKCYVLHGYPDKVAHVSKSGDLESRISNEEYEEFLRYKYGKPSNPGQSSVMTSVPTASLSQSVEGHNPWILDSGASDHISGTWDRSSDWRRT from the exons ATGGCATCTACTACTGGAATTAATTCCTCTTTATCTGCAACTCCTATCATCACATCTGCAAAACTcaattggaaaaattatttatcttggtcTTCTGCAGTGGAATTATGGTTccttggtcaaggacaccatgATCATCTTGAACAAGATATCTCTATGGTTccagatgaagaaaaatctcAATGGCAAAAATTGGATTTTCAGTTATGCGCAATTTTATGGCAGTCAGTGGAGCAAGAGGTTCTAGATATTTTGAGACCCTATAAAACATGTTCATCATTCTGGAAAAGGGCAGAAGATATTTTTGCTAATGATGTACAACGTCTTTTTGACGCTACCCAAAGAGTAGCTTCTCTAAAACAAGTCAACCATGACATGGTTTCTCATATAGCAAAGGCTCGGGCTGCTGTAGAAGAATTGAAGAACTTCTTTGTAGCTGATTCGTTAGAAGGGATCAATAAAAAGCTTGACAAGTTTTACATGGTCCTAATTCTGAGAAGTTTACACTCCGATTATGATCATGTACGTGATCAAGTTTTAGCTGGTGATCAAATCCCTTCAATGGATGGTTTGGTTACTCGACTTCTTCGAGTACCTCCATTGGTGAAAGATGAGAATTCAATTGATGTTATTGGAACATCTGCTATGATAATGTCACAAGGAAGAGGAGtgccacaaggaagaggaggaggcagaAGCAACCGAGGACGTGGTGGTCGTAGCATACGTCCTCctcctcaatgcacatactgtaaGAAACTAGGCCATACTCGAGACAAATGTTATGTTCTACATGGATATCCAGACAAAGTTGCTCATGTGTCTAAATCTGGTGATCTAGAATccagaatttcaaatgaagagtATGAAGAATTTTTACGTTATAAGTATGGAAAACCTTCTAATCCTGGCCAATCCTCTGTCATGACTAGTGTGCCTACAGCCAGCCTATCTCAATCTGTGGAAGGTCATAATCCATGGATTCTGGACTCAGGTGCCTCAGACCATATCTCTG gaacatgggacaggtcgtctgattggagaaggacatga